One genomic window of Actinoplanes lobatus includes the following:
- a CDS encoding DEAD/DEAH box helicase — protein MTLTDRIPGSSEPDAVFDAFQSWVTEQGLTLYPHQEEALIEIATGANVILNTPTGSGKSLVATGAHFAALAGDRTTFYTAPIKALVSEKFFALCATFGAQNVGMLTGDASVNADAPIVCCTAEILANLALREGADADVGQVVMDEFHFYAEPDRGWAWQVPLLELPQAQFVLMSATLGDTSRFVDDLTRRTGRETAVVANAERPVPLIFEYAMTPLHETIEELLSTKQSPVYIVHFTQAAALERAQSLMSINMCTRAEKDAIAAAIGNFRFTAGFGRTLSRLVRHGIGVHHAGMLPKYRRLVETLAQAGLLKVICGTDTLGVGINVPIRTVLFTGLSKYDGVRTRLLKAREFHQIAGRAGRAGFDTIGTVIVQAPEHVIDNERALAKAGDDPKKRRKVVRKKPPEGQIGWGRPTFDRLVEAEPEPLTSSFQMSHAMLLNVMNRGGDPYPALKHLLTENHEERPSQRRLIRRTIGIARALIAGGVIERTDEGSYRLVEDLQLDFALNQALSPFALACLELLDREAPEYPLDVVSVIESTLEDPRQVVSAQRQKARGEAVNAMKAEGIEYEQRMELLEEVSWPMPLRELLEAAYETYRRGHPWVADYELRPKSVVRDMYERAMTFTEYISFYGLSRSEGLVLRYLADAYRALRQTVPEDARTEELTDLIEWLGELVRQVDSSLLDEWARLQNPGAEPEEVRIDDKPPAVTRNARAFRVLVRNAMFRRVELAALRRWDLLGEMDAENGWTSERWQQAIQEYYEEYDELGTGPAARGPAFLHIEQGPAVWTVRQVFEDPEGDHDWGIDATVDLAASDEAGTAAITVTAVGPH, from the coding sequence ATGACGCTGACCGATCGCATCCCGGGATCCTCCGAACCTGACGCCGTCTTCGACGCCTTTCAATCGTGGGTGACGGAGCAGGGCCTGACCCTGTATCCGCATCAGGAGGAGGCGCTGATCGAGATCGCGACCGGCGCGAACGTCATCCTGAACACGCCGACCGGCTCGGGGAAGAGCCTGGTGGCGACCGGCGCGCATTTCGCGGCGCTGGCCGGCGACCGGACCACCTTCTACACGGCGCCGATCAAGGCGCTGGTGAGTGAGAAGTTCTTCGCCCTGTGTGCGACATTCGGCGCGCAGAACGTGGGCATGCTGACCGGTGACGCGAGTGTGAACGCGGACGCCCCGATCGTCTGCTGCACCGCGGAGATCCTGGCGAACCTGGCGTTGCGGGAGGGCGCGGACGCCGACGTCGGCCAGGTGGTGATGGACGAGTTCCATTTCTACGCCGAGCCGGACCGGGGCTGGGCCTGGCAGGTGCCGCTGCTGGAGCTGCCGCAGGCGCAGTTCGTGCTGATGTCGGCGACGCTCGGCGACACCTCGCGGTTCGTCGACGACCTGACCCGGCGTACCGGGCGGGAGACCGCGGTGGTGGCGAACGCGGAGCGGCCGGTTCCGCTGATCTTCGAGTACGCGATGACGCCGCTGCACGAGACGATCGAGGAGCTGCTGTCGACCAAGCAGTCGCCGGTCTACATCGTGCATTTCACGCAGGCGGCGGCGCTGGAGCGGGCGCAGTCGCTGATGAGCATCAACATGTGCACGCGGGCGGAGAAGGACGCGATCGCCGCGGCGATCGGCAACTTCCGGTTCACCGCCGGTTTCGGGCGTACGCTGTCGCGGCTGGTCCGGCACGGTATCGGCGTGCACCACGCCGGGATGCTGCCGAAGTACCGCCGCCTGGTGGAGACGCTGGCCCAGGCCGGCCTGTTGAAGGTCATCTGCGGCACCGACACGCTGGGTGTCGGCATCAACGTCCCGATCCGTACGGTGCTGTTCACCGGCCTGTCGAAGTACGACGGGGTGCGGACCCGCCTGTTGAAGGCGCGCGAGTTCCATCAGATCGCGGGCCGGGCGGGCCGGGCCGGGTTCGACACCATCGGCACGGTGATCGTGCAGGCGCCGGAGCACGTGATCGACAACGAGCGGGCGCTGGCGAAGGCCGGTGACGACCCGAAGAAGCGGCGCAAGGTGGTGCGCAAGAAGCCGCCGGAGGGGCAGATCGGCTGGGGCCGGCCCACCTTCGACCGGCTGGTGGAGGCCGAGCCGGAGCCGCTGACGTCGTCGTTCCAGATGAGCCACGCGATGCTGCTGAACGTGATGAACCGCGGCGGTGACCCGTACCCCGCTCTGAAGCACCTTCTGACGGAGAACCACGAGGAGCGGCCGTCGCAACGTAGGCTGATCCGGCGGACGATCGGTATCGCGCGTGCCCTGATCGCCGGGGGCGTCATCGAGCGTACCGATGAGGGGTCTTACCGGCTCGTCGAGGATCTTCAGCTGGACTTCGCGCTGAACCAGGCGCTGTCGCCGTTCGCGCTGGCCTGCCTGGAGCTGCTGGACCGGGAGGCGCCGGAGTACCCGCTGGACGTGGTGTCGGTGATCGAGTCGACGCTGGAGGATCCGCGGCAGGTGGTGTCGGCGCAGCGGCAGAAGGCGCGGGGCGAGGCGGTCAACGCCATGAAGGCCGAGGGCATCGAGTACGAGCAGCGGATGGAGCTGCTCGAGGAGGTGTCCTGGCCGATGCCGCTGCGGGAGCTCCTGGAGGCGGCGTACGAGACGTACCGGCGCGGGCATCCGTGGGTGGCCGACTACGAGCTGCGGCCCAAGTCGGTGGTCCGGGACATGTACGAGCGGGCGATGACGTTCACCGAGTACATCTCGTTCTACGGCCTGTCCCGGTCGGAGGGCCTGGTGCTGCGGTACCTGGCGGACGCGTACCGGGCGCTGCGGCAGACGGTGCCGGAGGACGCCCGCACCGAGGAGCTGACCGACCTGATCGAGTGGCTGGGCGAGCTGGTCCGGCAGGTCGACTCGAGTCTGCTGGACGAGTGGGCGCGGCTGCAGAACCCGGGCGCCGAGCCCGAGGAGGTGCGCATCGACGACAAGCCGCCGGCGGTCACCCGCAACGCCCGTGCCTTCCGGGTGCTGGTGCGCAACGCCATGTTCCGGCGGGTGGAGCTGGCCGCGCTGCGCCGCTGGGATCTGCTCGGCGAGATGGACGCGGAGAACGGCTGGACGTCGGAGCGCTGGCAGCAGGCGATCCAGGAGTACTACGAGGAGTACGACGAGCTGGGTACCGGCCCGGCCGCGCGCGGTCCGGCGTTCCTGCACATCGAGCAGGGCCCGGCGGTGTGGACGGTGCGGCAGGTGTTCGAGGACCCGGAGGGCGACCACGACTGGGGCATCGACGCCACCGTCGACCTGGCCGCCTCGGACGAGGCCGGCACCGCGGCGATCACGGTGACGGCGGTGGGTCCACACTGA
- a CDS encoding sensor histidine kinase, with product MSFRLRIFLLVLVVAGTAIGATAWLTLSLTSRAVANAEEARDRHQAEIVDEIRRYGVVHGQWTGIDQVVGRLAATTGLHIRVETRDTEVLVDSDTMEDRETGPVQRLPANVEPVPVLSDDIVRAADALGSVAMSKKELAALESPKERTPPLPRLPADLLGPEPPGSRPEVRALLQLAKYRAALQAADCMAQDTGTIGVLDTDQPPYLSEQRRTASPSCAATGSARIHDDWEWLDNAWSRLSSCRFAADAYDQCLVEEFVALAASSSVVPVRVFFGVRQGTELDGLQRPGVFGAFALLLAAAAGTAWIARRVSRPVRLLTGASLQLAAGRLDVRVPTHGQDELARLSGAFNAMAEALQRSEERQRRLVADVAHELRTPLSNLRGYLEGLADGVVEPSPELFASLHEETLLQRRILDDLQMLALAEAGALGYDPIPVDLPELVEAAVTAHRAVAQNAGVELVADLPGPLEVFVDPDRTRQVLSNLLTNAIRYTDAGGRVEMRVTRDGPEAVLTVRDTGVGMSADEVSRVFDRFWRADPARQRATGGSGLGLTIVRRIVADQGGEVTASSEPGLGTTFTVRLPAVTGISVDPPPSP from the coding sequence GTGAGTTTCCGCCTGCGGATCTTCCTGCTGGTGCTGGTGGTGGCCGGCACCGCGATCGGGGCGACCGCCTGGCTCACCCTGAGCCTCACCTCCCGCGCCGTGGCGAACGCCGAGGAGGCCCGCGACCGGCACCAGGCCGAGATCGTCGACGAGATCCGCCGCTACGGCGTCGTGCACGGGCAGTGGACCGGCATCGACCAGGTGGTCGGGCGCCTGGCCGCCACCACCGGCCTGCACATCCGGGTGGAGACCCGTGACACCGAGGTGCTGGTGGACTCCGACACCATGGAGGACCGGGAGACCGGCCCGGTCCAGCGGCTGCCCGCCAACGTCGAGCCGGTGCCGGTGCTCTCCGACGACATCGTGCGGGCCGCCGACGCGCTCGGCTCGGTGGCGATGAGCAAGAAGGAACTGGCCGCGCTCGAGTCGCCGAAGGAACGGACCCCGCCACTGCCACGGCTGCCGGCCGACCTACTCGGCCCGGAACCCCCCGGCAGCCGCCCCGAAGTGCGGGCGCTGCTCCAGCTGGCCAAGTACCGGGCCGCGCTCCAGGCCGCCGACTGCATGGCCCAGGACACCGGCACGATCGGCGTCCTCGACACCGACCAGCCGCCCTACCTCAGCGAGCAGCGCCGCACCGCGTCGCCGTCCTGCGCGGCCACCGGATCCGCCCGGATCCACGACGACTGGGAGTGGCTCGACAACGCGTGGTCGCGGCTGTCCAGTTGCCGTTTCGCGGCCGACGCCTACGACCAGTGCCTCGTCGAAGAGTTCGTGGCCTTGGCGGCGAGCTCGTCGGTCGTACCGGTGCGGGTCTTCTTCGGCGTGCGGCAGGGCACCGAGCTGGACGGATTGCAGCGGCCCGGTGTGTTCGGCGCCTTCGCCCTGCTGCTGGCCGCCGCCGCCGGCACCGCCTGGATAGCCCGCCGGGTCAGCCGGCCGGTCCGGCTGCTCACCGGCGCCTCCCTGCAACTGGCCGCCGGCCGCCTCGACGTGCGGGTGCCCACCCACGGCCAGGACGAGCTGGCCCGGCTGTCCGGCGCGTTCAACGCCATGGCCGAGGCGCTCCAGCGCAGCGAGGAACGCCAGCGGCGGCTGGTCGCCGACGTCGCGCACGAGCTGCGGACGCCGCTGTCGAACCTGCGCGGCTACCTGGAGGGCCTCGCCGACGGGGTGGTCGAGCCGTCCCCTGAGCTGTTCGCCTCCCTGCACGAGGAGACCCTGCTCCAGCGGCGCATCCTCGACGACCTCCAGATGCTGGCACTCGCCGAGGCGGGCGCCCTCGGCTACGACCCGATCCCGGTGGACCTGCCCGAACTGGTCGAGGCCGCCGTCACCGCGCACCGGGCGGTGGCGCAGAACGCCGGCGTCGAACTGGTCGCCGACCTCCCCGGCCCGCTCGAGGTGTTCGTCGACCCGGACCGCACCCGTCAGGTGCTCAGCAACCTGCTCACCAACGCCATCCGCTACACCGACGCCGGCGGCCGGGTCGAGATGCGGGTCACCCGCGACGGCCCCGAGGCGGTCCTGACCGTCCGCGACACCGGCGTCGGCATGAGCGCCGACGAGGTGTCCCGCGTCTTCGACCGGTTCTGGCGCGCCGACCCGGCCCGGCAGCGCGCCACCGGCGGCTCCGGGCTGGGCCTGACCATCGTCCGCCGGATCGTCGCCGACCAGGGCGGCGAGGTCACCGCCAGCAGCGAACCCGGGCTGGGGACCACCTTCACCGTACGGCTGCCGGCGGTCACCGGGATCAGTGTGGACCCACCGCCGTCACCGTGA
- a CDS encoding response regulator transcription factor produces the protein MRTVTARILVADDDPKHAQLIRLYLEREGHQVLTVGDGRAALEQTRARRPDLLVLDWMMPEVDGLDVCRILRADPDPALADVAILLVTARSGENDMLLGLDIGADDYLSKPVSPRELTARIRALLRRTRGSDATEVLRVGALEVDTPRFEVRVAGAPVRLTAKEFGILELLAREPGRVFTRGQILDKTFGFENEVSERTVDAHVVNLRRKIEVNPAEPRYVQTVYGRGYRMAEQ, from the coding sequence ATGCGAACCGTGACAGCGCGCATCCTGGTGGCCGACGACGACCCGAAACACGCCCAGCTGATCCGCCTCTACCTGGAGCGGGAGGGTCATCAGGTGCTCACCGTCGGTGACGGCCGGGCGGCGCTGGAGCAGACCCGGGCCCGCCGTCCGGACCTGCTGGTGCTGGACTGGATGATGCCCGAGGTCGACGGCCTCGACGTGTGCCGGATCCTGCGCGCCGACCCGGACCCGGCCCTCGCCGACGTGGCGATCCTGCTGGTCACCGCCCGCTCCGGGGAGAACGACATGCTGCTCGGCCTGGACATCGGCGCCGACGACTACCTGAGCAAGCCGGTCAGCCCGCGCGAGCTGACCGCCCGCATCCGGGCGCTGCTGCGCCGTACCCGTGGCTCCGACGCCACCGAGGTGCTGCGCGTCGGCGCGCTCGAGGTGGACACCCCCCGGTTCGAGGTCCGCGTCGCCGGCGCCCCGGTCCGGCTGACCGCCAAGGAGTTCGGCATCCTCGAACTGCTGGCCCGCGAACCCGGCCGGGTCTTCACCCGCGGGCAGATCCTGGACAAGACGTTCGGCTTCGAGAACGAGGTCTCCGAGCGCACCGTCGACGCGCACGTGGTCAACCTGCGCCGCAAGATCGAGGTCAACCCGGCCGAGCCCCGGTACGTGCAGACCGTCTACGGCCGCGGCTACCGGATGGCCGAGCAGTGA
- the asnB gene encoding asparagine synthase (glutamine-hydrolyzing): MCGLSAFVSSRPGAGPLDDTFLTEFAAALATMHHRGPDDTQVVHGEGYVFGFNRLAIIDREHSVQPLHYADRWTVVFNGEIYNYQELRAELIRAHDAVFATEGDSEVLAAAFHYWGEAALPRLRGMFAFVAYDHRTGTLHAARDAFGIKPLYLLETADGLHLASERKALDPFAPPAGAALDTESLAHYLTFQYVPDPLSLHRHIRRLPPGHRIVWTPGGGIRMHRWFKPSLRPLRVQPEAAYQAIQDALTASVRKHLHADVPVGTFLSSGVDSSAIAALAAREKPDLHAFTAGFAAQGYSEIEIAQDTADQLGIRLTPTVVTDEDVLTHLPRIVQLLDDPVADPSLIPLYFLARTASRFVTVVLSGEGSDELFGGYTIYREPLSLAGVDKLPPGVKRGLRHLADVLPEGVKGRSFLERGTTPIEQRYYGNARIFTPEEKAQLMRFTAQPHTAITAQLYAETADVDDVASMQYVDLHTWLPGDILAKADRMSMAHSLELRVPFLDQQVYAAAAGLPTELKLPHGTATTKHALREAMKGIVPESVREARKLGFPTPTRLWLRGPIGDWVDHLLATSGASEYLDLEYARGLLAEHRAGGADRSRKVWTVAMFCLWHAIAVEGTISVDVPAAPTTVLPRRPLAMH; this comes from the coding sequence ATGTGTGGCCTGAGCGCTTTCGTGAGCAGCCGGCCGGGCGCCGGGCCGCTGGACGACACGTTCCTGACGGAGTTCGCCGCCGCGCTCGCGACGATGCACCACCGCGGTCCGGACGACACGCAGGTCGTGCACGGCGAGGGGTACGTGTTCGGCTTCAACCGGCTCGCGATCATCGACCGGGAGCACTCGGTGCAGCCGCTGCACTACGCCGACCGGTGGACCGTGGTGTTCAACGGGGAGATCTACAACTACCAGGAGCTGCGCGCCGAACTGATCCGGGCGCACGACGCGGTCTTCGCCACCGAGGGCGACAGCGAGGTGCTGGCGGCGGCCTTCCACTACTGGGGTGAGGCGGCGCTGCCCCGCCTGCGGGGGATGTTCGCGTTCGTGGCGTACGACCACCGCACCGGCACCCTGCACGCGGCCCGCGACGCGTTCGGCATCAAACCGCTGTACCTGCTGGAGACCGCCGACGGCCTGCACCTGGCCAGCGAGCGCAAGGCCCTGGACCCGTTCGCGCCCCCGGCCGGCGCGGCCCTGGACACCGAGTCGCTGGCCCACTACCTGACCTTCCAGTACGTGCCGGACCCGCTGAGCCTGCACCGGCACATCCGCCGGCTGCCGCCGGGTCACCGGATCGTCTGGACGCCGGGCGGCGGGATCCGGATGCACCGCTGGTTCAAGCCGTCGCTGCGGCCGCTGCGGGTGCAGCCGGAAGCCGCGTACCAGGCGATCCAGGACGCGCTGACGGCCAGCGTCCGCAAGCACCTGCACGCCGACGTGCCGGTCGGCACGTTCCTGTCCAGCGGCGTCGACTCGTCGGCGATCGCCGCGCTGGCGGCCCGGGAGAAGCCGGACCTGCACGCGTTCACCGCCGGGTTCGCGGCCCAGGGCTACTCGGAGATCGAGATCGCCCAGGACACCGCCGACCAGCTCGGCATCCGGCTCACCCCGACGGTGGTGACCGACGAGGACGTGCTGACCCATCTGCCGCGGATCGTGCAGCTGCTCGACGACCCCGTGGCCGACCCGTCGCTGATCCCGCTCTACTTCCTCGCCCGGACCGCGTCACGGTTCGTGACCGTGGTGCTGTCCGGGGAGGGCTCCGACGAGCTGTTCGGCGGCTACACCATCTACCGGGAGCCGCTGTCGCTGGCCGGGGTCGACAAGCTTCCGCCCGGGGTCAAGCGCGGCCTGCGGCACCTCGCCGACGTACTGCCCGAGGGGGTGAAGGGCCGCTCCTTCCTGGAACGCGGCACCACCCCGATCGAGCAGCGCTACTACGGCAACGCGCGGATCTTCACCCCGGAGGAGAAGGCGCAGCTGATGCGGTTCACCGCGCAGCCGCACACGGCGATCACCGCCCAGCTGTACGCGGAGACCGCCGACGTCGACGACGTGGCCTCGATGCAGTACGTCGACCTGCACACCTGGCTGCCCGGCGACATCCTGGCCAAGGCCGACCGGATGTCGATGGCGCACAGCCTGGAGCTGCGGGTGCCGTTCCTGGACCAGCAGGTGTACGCGGCCGCGGCCGGCCTGCCCACCGAACTGAAACTGCCGCACGGCACCGCCACCACCAAGCACGCGCTGCGCGAGGCGATGAAGGGCATCGTGCCCGAGTCCGTCCGGGAGGCCCGCAAGCTGGGCTTCCCCACCCCGACCCGGCTGTGGCTGCGCGGCCCGATCGGCGACTGGGTGGACCACCTGCTGGCCACCTCCGGCGCCTCCGAGTACCTGGACCTGGAGTACGCCCGCGGCCTGCTGGCCGAGCACCGGGCGGGCGGCGCCGACCGGTCCCGCAAGGTGTGGACGGTGGCCATGTTCTGCCTGTGGCACGCCATCGCCGTGGAGGGCACGATCAGCGTGGACGTGCCGGCCGCACCGACCACGGTCCTGCCGCGCCGCCCGCTCGCCATGCACTGA
- a CDS encoding sigma-70 family RNA polymerase sigma factor, which translates to MSELVTDVPIEKQLERFRPELVGYCYRMLGSAFEAEDAVQETMIRAWRARDTFEGRSSLRSWVYRIATNVCLTMVDSVQRRVRPMDLGPAGSGHATHPGDIHPEKIWVGPVPDERILPEGSDPARLIADRESIRLAFVAALQHLPPRQRAVLILREVLAWSAQEVADLLEMTVASVNSALQRARATISAATPSAGDTFAPLDEAQRALLARYVKAFEAYDLSALTSLLHEDATLSMPPLALWLRGHEDITAWMSGTGRHCRGSRLVPVVASGLPAFGQYRPSESGAGHDPWALIVLEISDGRITGVVNFLDTARLFPLFGLPAHLDEQVAEPQQGGQRP; encoded by the coding sequence GTGAGCGAACTCGTCACCGATGTCCCGATCGAGAAGCAGCTGGAGCGATTCCGGCCCGAGCTCGTCGGCTACTGCTACCGGATGCTGGGTTCGGCCTTCGAGGCCGAGGACGCCGTGCAGGAGACGATGATCCGGGCCTGGCGTGCCCGGGACACCTTCGAGGGCCGGTCGTCGCTGCGGTCCTGGGTGTACCGGATCGCCACCAACGTGTGCCTCACCATGGTCGACAGCGTTCAGCGGCGGGTCCGGCCGATGGATCTCGGGCCGGCCGGCTCCGGGCATGCCACCCATCCGGGTGACATCCATCCGGAGAAGATCTGGGTGGGCCCGGTCCCCGACGAGCGGATCCTGCCGGAGGGCTCCGACCCGGCCCGGCTGATCGCCGACCGGGAGTCGATCCGGCTGGCGTTCGTCGCCGCGTTGCAGCACCTGCCGCCCCGGCAGCGGGCCGTGCTCATCCTGCGGGAGGTGCTGGCCTGGTCGGCCCAGGAGGTCGCCGACCTTCTGGAGATGACGGTGGCGAGCGTCAACAGCGCGCTCCAGCGGGCCCGGGCCACGATCTCCGCCGCCACGCCTTCGGCGGGCGACACCTTCGCGCCCCTCGACGAGGCCCAGCGTGCGCTTCTCGCGCGCTATGTGAAGGCTTTCGAGGCGTACGACCTGAGCGCTCTCACCTCGTTGTTGCACGAGGACGCCACCCTGTCGATGCCGCCGCTGGCGCTGTGGCTGCGCGGTCACGAGGACATCACCGCGTGGATGAGCGGCACCGGCCGCCACTGCCGTGGGTCGCGCCTGGTCCCGGTGGTGGCCAGCGGCCTGCCCGCGTTCGGTCAGTACCGGCCGAGCGAGAGCGGCGCCGGCCACGACCCGTGGGCGCTGATCGTCCTGGAGATCTCAGACGGGCGGATCACCGGGGTCGTCAACTTCCTCGACACCGCCCGGTTGTTCCCGCTGTTCGGGCTCCCCGCCCACCTGGACGAGCAGGTCGCCGAGCCCCAGCAGGGCGGCCAGCGACCGTAA
- a CDS encoding alpha/beta fold hydrolase, whose product MSYADVNGINLYYEIQGEGRPLILLHGGLGSGEMFAPVLPAFTANRRVVLPDLQGHGRTADVDRPFDIRTMADDIAALIDHLGLEKPDVVGYSLGGGVGLHLAIAHPQKVGKLVSASAGIRRNATHADILAQQGQVTGAAAEFMKETPMYESYQRLAPRPEDFPRLLDKIGAAMAVDYDLTDEVRGLSVPTLIVGSDADIVPAAHFVEIFNLLDGGLRDGGWTGEGRPKGGHALAILPGTTHYSLFMSPLFPAVAMAFLDQEG is encoded by the coding sequence ATGAGCTACGCGGACGTCAACGGGATCAACCTCTACTACGAGATCCAGGGCGAGGGCCGCCCGCTGATCCTGCTGCACGGCGGGCTCGGATCGGGCGAGATGTTCGCGCCGGTCCTGCCCGCGTTCACCGCGAACCGGCGGGTCGTCCTGCCGGACCTGCAAGGGCACGGGCGGACCGCCGACGTGGACCGGCCGTTCGACATCCGCACCATGGCCGACGACATCGCCGCCCTCATCGACCACCTGGGCCTGGAGAAGCCGGACGTGGTCGGCTACTCCCTCGGCGGCGGCGTCGGCCTGCACCTGGCCATCGCCCACCCGCAGAAGGTCGGCAAGCTGGTGTCCGCCTCGGCCGGAATCCGCCGCAACGCCACCCACGCCGACATCCTCGCCCAGCAGGGGCAGGTCACCGGGGCCGCCGCCGAGTTCATGAAGGAAACCCCGATGTACGAGTCCTACCAGCGGCTGGCCCCGCGCCCGGAGGACTTCCCCCGCCTGCTCGACAAGATCGGCGCCGCGATGGCCGTCGACTACGACCTCACCGACGAGGTCCGCGGGCTGTCCGTGCCGACCCTGATCGTCGGCTCGGACGCCGACATCGTGCCGGCCGCCCACTTCGTCGAGATCTTCAACCTGCTCGACGGCGGCCTGCGTGACGGCGGCTGGACGGGCGAGGGCCGCCCCAAGGGTGGGCACGCCCTGGCCATCCTGCCCGGCACCACCCACTACAGCCTGTTCATGTCCCCGCTGTTCCCGGCGGTCGCGATGGCCTTCCTCGACCAGGAGGGATGA
- a CDS encoding MerR family transcriptional regulator gives MHEQPLEGPLVGEDGEVGYRGVTACQAVGISYRQLDYWARTTLVVPSVRDASGSGTQRLYSFRDLVVLKVVKRLLDAGVSLQNIRRAIDALRSRGVADLAEITLISDGTTVYECRSPEEVVDLLQGGQGVFGIAIGGAFKEIQGSLSHLPGEPATQPQPITASFQPSEGDELAARRARRRAG, from the coding sequence GTGCACGAGCAACCTCTTGAGGGCCCACTAGTCGGCGAGGACGGAGAGGTCGGCTACCGCGGGGTCACCGCCTGTCAGGCCGTCGGGATCAGCTATCGCCAGCTCGACTACTGGGCCAGGACCACGCTGGTCGTGCCGAGTGTGCGGGACGCCTCCGGCTCCGGCACCCAGCGCCTCTACTCGTTCCGTGACCTGGTGGTGCTGAAGGTCGTCAAGCGCCTGCTGGACGCCGGCGTCTCGTTGCAGAACATCCGCCGGGCGATCGACGCGCTGCGTTCACGCGGAGTGGCGGACCTCGCCGAGATCACGCTGATCTCGGACGGGACGACGGTTTACGAGTGCCGTTCCCCGGAGGAGGTCGTGGATCTGTTGCAGGGCGGCCAGGGCGTGTTCGGGATAGCGATCGGCGGCGCGTTCAAGGAGATCCAGGGTTCGCTGTCGCACCTGCCGGGCGAGCCGGCCACGCAGCCGCAGCCGATCACGGCGTCGTTCCAGCCGTCCGAGGGTGACGAGCTGGCGGCGCGCCGGGCGCGCCGCCGAGCCGGATAG
- a CDS encoding bifunctional nuclease family protein: MRELSVVGVRVELPSNQPIVLLREVDGDRYLPIWIGAVEATAIAYEQQGVKPARPLTHDLLRDILAAVKAPLKAVEITELKDNVFYADLLIGDDLRVSARPSDSIALALRVGAPIRCAEQVLTEAGIVIPDEQEDEVEKFREFLDQVRPEDFAG; encoded by the coding sequence GTGCGCGAGCTGAGCGTGGTCGGGGTCCGGGTGGAGCTGCCCAGCAACCAGCCGATCGTGTTGCTGCGGGAGGTCGACGGCGACCGTTACCTGCCGATCTGGATCGGGGCGGTGGAGGCCACCGCGATCGCGTACGAGCAGCAGGGTGTGAAGCCGGCCCGCCCGCTGACGCACGATCTGCTGCGCGACATCCTGGCGGCGGTGAAGGCCCCGCTGAAGGCGGTCGAGATCACCGAGCTGAAGGACAACGTCTTCTACGCCGACCTGCTGATCGGCGACGATCTTCGGGTGTCGGCGCGGCCCAGCGACTCGATCGCGCTGGCCCTGCGGGTCGGCGCGCCGATCCGTTGTGCCGAACAGGTGCTCACCGAGGCCGGTATCGTGATCCCGGACGAGCAGGAGGACGAGGTGGAGAAGTTCCGCGAGTTCCTCGACCAGGTCCGTCCGGAAGATTTTGCGGGCTGA
- the ftsR gene encoding transcriptional regulator FtsR has translation MSIGEVLAHLRTEFPDTTISKLRFLEAEGLVDPQRTASGYRKYSWNDVARLRFVLTAQRDQYLPLRVIREQLDRMEKEPVVPQRPTLVAVGTQRATDPADTRIPKADLVERTGVDEVLLAELEQIGLVSARPPGWYDADQVIIVEAVVGLTRYGLEVRHLRAFRNAADREVGLFTQLLAPLARQQDPAARARAVETARELQALSQRLHAALVRSGLRGELGR, from the coding sequence ATGAGCATCGGGGAGGTGCTGGCCCACCTGCGTACCGAGTTCCCCGACACCACGATCTCGAAGTTGCGGTTCCTGGAGGCGGAGGGTCTGGTCGACCCGCAACGCACCGCCTCCGGGTACCGCAAGTACTCGTGGAACGATGTGGCCCGGCTGCGTTTCGTGCTGACCGCTCAGCGGGATCAGTACCTCCCCTTGCGGGTGATCCGCGAGCAGCTGGACCGGATGGAGAAGGAGCCGGTGGTTCCGCAGCGGCCCACGCTGGTGGCGGTGGGGACGCAGCGGGCCACGGATCCGGCCGACACCCGCATCCCGAAGGCGGACCTGGTGGAACGCACCGGGGTGGACGAGGTGCTGCTGGCCGAGCTGGAGCAGATCGGGCTGGTGTCGGCCCGTCCTCCGGGCTGGTACGACGCCGACCAGGTGATCATTGTGGAGGCCGTCGTGGGTCTCACCCGGTACGGCCTGGAGGTGCGTCACCTGCGGGCCTTCCGCAACGCCGCGGACCGTGAGGTGGGCCTGTTCACACAGTTGCTGGCGCCGCTGGCCCGGCAGCAGGACCCGGCCGCCCGGGCCCGTGCCGTGGAGACCGCGCGTGAGCTGCAGGCTCTTTCGCAGCGCTTGCACGCGGCTCTGGTCCGCTCGGGCCTACGGGGTGAGTTGGGGCGCTGA